A region from the Nitrospira sp. CR1.1 genome encodes:
- a CDS encoding beta-ketoacyl-ACP synthase II encodes MCSGRTAGFRRTPTPASRSWLVRPIIWTKTFTRPFIPTPPCRMRIVNTCIPGMPIDDEQLTTNILTLLRAEEGIMTAQTSRRVVITGMGVISPLGCTVDLFWHLLSKGASAVKPIRSFDTSPFQACLAAEVSDFDPEDFLHRKQARRMGRATQFAVASAMMAARDSGIDLEQEDRGAIGISIGTSIGGMKEAFEFHDAAKLTAYERVNPFTMGMTFPNAISSEVAIVLGLHGPCETYSIGCSSTANAIGRAYEWIKSGQASLVVAGGTEAPLHPSVYAAMNAGRALAPDERGAIRNLPRPFDKHRCGMVLGEGAGSFILEDYEHARARGARMYAELEGWGFTCDAHSMVKAAATGQEQQRAARLALSTAHWFPEEVDYVNACGLGTMELDALETHTVKQVLGTHAYRVPVSSFKAALGHAFAASGAFQLIGTAKAMEHQFIPPTLNLTTPDPTCDLDYVSGEGRVAHIDRALINSFGFGGKNIVLALSRIDARVAMTNPMAATPGYGLHHLAGVS; translated from the coding sequence ATGTGCTCGGGACGTACGGCCGGTTTCCGGCGCACGCCGACGCCTGCAAGTCGATCGTGGCTTGTCAGACCCATCATCTGGACGAAGACTTTTACGCGACCTTTTATCCCGACTCCGCCTTGCCGGATGCGCATCGTGAACACATGCATACCTGGCATGCCCATTGACGACGAACAGTTGACGACAAACATTCTCACGCTCTTGAGAGCAGAGGAGGGCATCATGACAGCACAGACCTCTCGTCGAGTCGTCATCACCGGAATGGGAGTGATTTCCCCGCTGGGTTGTACCGTCGACCTGTTTTGGCATCTGTTGAGCAAGGGCGCGAGCGCGGTGAAACCGATCCGCTCGTTCGATACCTCACCGTTCCAGGCTTGTCTTGCGGCGGAGGTGAGTGACTTCGATCCCGAAGATTTTCTGCATCGCAAGCAAGCCCGCCGCATGGGACGGGCAACCCAATTCGCCGTAGCCTCCGCCATGATGGCCGCGCGCGATTCGGGCATCGATCTGGAACAGGAAGACCGCGGCGCGATCGGCATCAGCATCGGCACCTCCATCGGCGGCATGAAAGAAGCATTTGAATTCCATGACGCGGCCAAACTCACCGCCTATGAACGGGTCAACCCCTTCACCATGGGCATGACCTTTCCCAATGCCATCTCATCGGAAGTCGCCATCGTCCTGGGTCTGCACGGTCCTTGCGAGACCTATTCCATCGGCTGTTCGTCTACGGCGAACGCGATCGGACGCGCCTACGAATGGATCAAATCCGGCCAGGCCTCGTTGGTCGTAGCAGGTGGAACGGAAGCGCCCTTGCACCCGAGTGTCTATGCGGCCATGAACGCCGGACGCGCGCTGGCGCCGGATGAACGGGGCGCGATCAGAAACCTCCCCCGGCCTTTTGACAAGCACCGGTGCGGCATGGTGCTAGGCGAAGGCGCCGGCTCCTTTATTCTGGAAGATTACGAACATGCCCGCGCGCGGGGCGCCCGCATGTATGCCGAACTCGAAGGGTGGGGATTTACGTGTGATGCCCATTCGATGGTAAAGGCGGCCGCCACGGGGCAGGAGCAGCAACGAGCGGCCAGGCTGGCGCTCTCGACCGCCCACTGGTTCCCCGAGGAAGTCGACTATGTCAATGCGTGCGGTCTCGGCACCATGGAATTGGACGCGCTGGAAACCCACACTGTGAAGCAGGTCTTGGGAACCCACGCGTATCGCGTTCCCGTCAGCTCATTCAAAGCGGCATTGGGGCATGCCTTCGCCGCCAGCGGCGCCTTCCAACTCATCGGGACGGCAAAAGCAATGGAACATCAATTCATTCCGCCGACACTGAACCTGACGACTCCGGATCCCACCTGCGATCTGGACTATGTCTCCGGTGAAGGACGGGTCGCGCATATCGATCGCGCGCTGATCAATAGTTTTGGATTCGGCGGCAAGAACATTGTGCTGGCTCTGTCTCGTATAGACGCCAGGGTCGCAATGACCAACCCGATGGCGGCGACGCCGGGATATGGCCTGCACCATTTGGCAGGAGTATCATGA
- a CDS encoding response regulator: MNEPSYTPTRIFIINPQELVRVGMRTLLNSVPDFLVVGEASTRSDALPLVLHHRPDIVIVHLQVQEGAGIETAREILAHLPETRLLFLADTLNDTILLSAVSTGAHGYVLQDAGSETLMHALRSITNGQAYLDPGVTRHTFAYLRKVADREPERGRHLLSPQERRLLPLIAQGKTNKEIAAELGLSDKTVKNYLANVYSKLHLTRRSQAAAFYLKTIP; the protein is encoded by the coding sequence ATGAACGAACCATCGTATACCCCAACGCGTATCTTCATCATCAATCCGCAGGAATTGGTCCGCGTCGGCATGCGGACCCTGCTGAATTCCGTCCCGGATTTTCTCGTGGTCGGAGAGGCCTCAACCCGCAGCGACGCGCTTCCCCTCGTGCTGCACCACCGACCCGACATCGTTATCGTGCATCTGCAAGTGCAGGAGGGCGCCGGGATTGAGACGGCCCGGGAAATCCTGGCACACCTTCCGGAAACCCGGCTCCTGTTTCTGGCCGACACGCTCAATGACACGATCCTTCTGTCGGCCGTCTCCACCGGCGCCCATGGATATGTGCTGCAAGACGCCGGTTCCGAGACGCTGATGCATGCGCTGCGCAGCATCACTAACGGACAGGCGTACCTGGACCCGGGTGTGACCCGCCATACCTTCGCCTATCTCCGCAAAGTCGCCGATCGAGAACCCGAGCGGGGCCGGCACCTGCTGTCGCCGCAGGAACGGCGGCTCCTTCCGCTCATCGCACAGGGGAAAACCAATAAGGAGATTGCCGCCGAACTGGGACTCAGCGACAAAACCGTCAAAAACTATTTGGCCAATGTGTATTCCAAACTTCACCTCACCAGGAGATCCCAAGCCGCCGCCTTTTACCTGAAAACGATTCCCTGA
- a CDS encoding PAS domain S-box protein yields MHHLRSFQLRDMTACGAALRRLGAGAKTFDEVADRLVRHLYTSLTLPQTGEPACVLVRLFKTTPYGLLAPDLKALADQKLSGAPGAPSMTCLTLLASAGMFPGWNDPALSSRFRVIPLATPDDLNRLPMFSQLFHQLGIELPHLVSPEHSLLIDPRERAFNVFHVPEAAGSPSVPAQEGFVLKYGVRSVLGFGAPLPDGQLFSIILFSQDVIPESTAQLFKPLALCARTALTPYAVRTSPHSHEPVVPRTDGNPHESPPIGHLESRIAELERLLAVQEQTVASQAERMDLVIQGAEAGTWDWLIGTGQVTFNERWATMLGYHLDEIEPHIRTWERLVHPDDLGIVRQRVSAHLRGETPHYSSEHRLRTKSGTWCWVFDSGRVVERDANGAPVRAAGIHLDISTRKELEAAQACAQRDLQVKQQALDEAQSLAHLGFWEWNIATGEEQWSDEQHRIFGLDPGRTTPTHDTFLSALHPDDKARVQQAVDATLNYDFPYNVDCRILRPTGEARHINCRGIVRRHADGSPLSMTGTVQDITAHKQAESRWRESETRMRSIFESAIEGIVVIDERGRIESANAAVLHLLGYEAHEFIGQNITLIMPSPYRECHDHYLARYLATGKRAIIGIGRDVPAVRKDGTQLDVHLAVSEMHIGASKKYTGMIRDVSERKRMEEAVRESEERFRQLAESIDAVFWLTTPDKSQVLYVSRAFETIWECPREMLYSNPLYWLDHIHPEDQKRVSVAAACQAYLPYDEEYRIITTTGKTRWIRDRSFTIKDADGKTYRIAGIAQDITEAKRLEAQLRASELRHRSLVELSPHAIFVNCDEKIAFANQACMKLFGAIAPSQLLGKPVMDFIHPDSQAAAQERISRIRSLNCAMPSTEERFVGLDGSPIEVEMAASAIRFEDKPAIQVILTDVRARKELERALLAINLQLEAILSSATKVSIIATNINGTITTFNSGAEEMLGYTAEEMIGQQLLTVLHVPEAIDSNARDLRDGDAALLRGLEVLTRQARLGGFDEREWIYTRKDARRLTILVTITALKNNEGVLTGFLAIGKDITERKEAEAALTQAAQELERKNAELAQARDAALEAVKIKADFLATMSHEIRTPMNAIIGMSGLLLDTALTEEQHDLADTVRRSSDALLTIVNDILDFSKIEAGKLHFEEVAFDLRMAVEDAIELMAEQTQSKGLELIALVDAAVPAGVLGDPGRLRQILVNLVGNAVKFTSTGEIVIHVSREPGEGPDHLRFAVTDTGIGISDEAQKKLFQAFVQADSSTTRRFGGTGLGLAICQRLVQQMQGRIGIKSRPGEGSTFWFTAKLPEAALSPSPSVLSWNRISGRRILLVNPNTRIRQILQQDLAAKGLPCSSAGTAGEAVNLAEAAAAMQKPFDLALIEWHLPDKDGFETAALLKQNPLTSAMRVVILTTMGRRGDGSAARTLGIDAYLTKPLRHTQLLECLCQLLETIQTDADSGAASAGAPPLMARHPLNQAPVAATTHLLLAEDNPVNQKVACKMLEKLGYRVDVASNGQEAVAAHERMRYPLIFMDCQMPEVDGFEATALIRKMDGPSAHTPIVAMTANAMQGDRERCLEAGMDDYVSKPVRPKDLQTVLDTWLGNQAKKTGTTG; encoded by the coding sequence ATGCACCATTTGCGATCCTTCCAGCTCCGTGACATGACCGCCTGCGGAGCCGCGCTTCGCCGGTTGGGCGCCGGCGCGAAGACCTTCGATGAAGTTGCCGACCGCCTTGTTCGCCACCTCTACACGTCCCTGACCCTGCCCCAGACCGGAGAGCCGGCCTGCGTCCTGGTCCGACTGTTTAAGACCACCCCTTACGGCCTGCTCGCGCCGGATCTCAAGGCTCTGGCCGATCAGAAGCTGAGCGGGGCGCCGGGCGCCCCGTCCATGACCTGCCTGACCTTATTGGCCAGCGCGGGCATGTTCCCGGGCTGGAATGACCCCGCCCTGTCCAGCCGCTTCCGCGTCATCCCCCTCGCCACACCTGATGACCTGAATCGGCTCCCCATGTTCAGTCAGTTGTTCCACCAGTTGGGCATCGAGTTGCCTCATCTCGTAAGCCCGGAGCACAGCCTACTCATTGACCCGCGGGAGCGCGCCTTCAACGTCTTTCACGTCCCTGAAGCAGCGGGAAGCCCCTCTGTGCCGGCGCAAGAGGGGTTCGTCCTCAAATATGGCGTCCGTTCGGTACTGGGATTTGGCGCGCCGCTGCCCGATGGACAGCTCTTCTCCATCATTCTGTTCAGCCAGGATGTCATTCCCGAGAGCACCGCGCAGTTATTCAAACCTCTGGCGCTCTGCGCACGGACGGCCCTTACCCCTTATGCGGTGAGGACCTCCCCTCATTCCCACGAACCCGTCGTGCCCAGGACAGACGGCAATCCACACGAATCGCCGCCCATCGGCCATTTGGAATCACGCATCGCTGAACTCGAACGCCTTCTCGCCGTTCAGGAACAGACAGTAGCCTCCCAGGCAGAACGGATGGACCTTGTCATCCAGGGCGCGGAAGCGGGCACCTGGGACTGGCTCATCGGCACCGGGCAGGTCACCTTTAACGAACGCTGGGCGACCATGCTCGGCTACCATCTGGACGAGATCGAACCTCACATTCGAACGTGGGAACGACTCGTCCATCCGGACGACCTGGGCATTGTGAGGCAGAGGGTGTCTGCCCATCTTCGAGGGGAAACGCCCCACTATTCCAGTGAACATCGCCTGCGGACGAAGTCCGGAACCTGGTGTTGGGTCTTCGACAGTGGACGTGTGGTCGAGCGCGATGCCAACGGCGCCCCGGTGCGAGCCGCCGGAATCCATCTCGACATTTCCACACGGAAGGAACTGGAAGCCGCCCAGGCTTGCGCCCAGCGGGATCTGCAGGTGAAACAACAGGCGCTGGATGAGGCTCAGTCGCTTGCCCACCTCGGCTTCTGGGAATGGAACATTGCCACCGGCGAAGAACAATGGTCCGATGAGCAACACCGGATCTTCGGACTGGATCCAGGTCGAACCACCCCGACCCATGACACATTCCTTTCAGCCCTGCACCCGGATGACAAAGCCCGCGTCCAACAGGCGGTTGACGCGACGCTCAACTACGACTTCCCCTATAACGTCGATTGCCGGATTCTCCGGCCGACCGGCGAAGCGCGCCACATCAACTGCCGTGGAATCGTCCGTCGCCATGCCGATGGCTCACCCCTGTCCATGACCGGAACGGTGCAGGACATCACCGCGCACAAACAGGCCGAGTCCAGGTGGCGGGAGAGCGAGACGCGCATGCGCTCAATCTTCGAAAGCGCCATCGAGGGCATTGTCGTCATCGATGAACGGGGACGAATCGAGAGCGCGAATGCGGCCGTCCTGCACCTGCTGGGGTATGAAGCCCACGAATTTATCGGTCAGAATATTACCCTGATCATGCCCTCGCCGTACCGCGAGTGCCACGATCACTATCTTGCCCGTTACCTGGCCACCGGGAAACGGGCCATCATCGGAATCGGCCGCGATGTTCCGGCTGTGCGCAAAGACGGGACTCAGCTCGACGTGCATCTGGCGGTCAGTGAGATGCACATCGGCGCCTCGAAGAAGTATACCGGCATGATTCGTGATGTCTCCGAGCGGAAACGCATGGAGGAAGCCGTCCGGGAGAGTGAAGAGCGGTTTCGCCAATTGGCCGAATCGATCGATGCGGTCTTTTGGCTCACCACTCCGGACAAGAGTCAGGTGCTCTACGTCAGTCGGGCGTTCGAGACCATCTGGGAATGTCCCAGGGAAATGCTCTATTCGAATCCTCTCTACTGGCTCGATCACATCCATCCGGAAGACCAGAAACGGGTCTCCGTCGCAGCCGCCTGCCAAGCGTACCTGCCCTATGACGAGGAATATCGGATCATCACGACGACAGGGAAGACGCGCTGGATCAGAGATCGCAGCTTTACCATCAAGGATGCCGATGGGAAGACCTATCGCATAGCGGGAATCGCTCAGGACATCACCGAAGCCAAACGTTTGGAGGCGCAACTGCGCGCCAGTGAACTACGGCACCGTTCGTTGGTGGAACTGTCCCCCCATGCCATCTTCGTCAACTGCGACGAGAAGATTGCGTTTGCCAACCAGGCCTGCATGAAACTGTTCGGCGCCATCGCCCCCTCGCAGCTCCTCGGAAAACCGGTGATGGATTTCATCCATCCGGACTCACAGGCGGCTGCGCAAGAACGAATCTCCCGCATACGATCGTTGAACTGCGCGATGCCCTCGACCGAGGAACGCTTCGTGGGGCTCGACGGTTCCCCCATTGAGGTAGAGATGGCCGCCTCTGCGATCCGGTTCGAAGACAAGCCGGCGATCCAGGTCATCCTCACTGACGTCCGCGCCCGCAAGGAGCTCGAACGGGCTTTGCTCGCGATCAATCTGCAACTGGAGGCGATTCTCTCCAGCGCGACCAAAGTGTCGATCATTGCGACGAATATCAACGGGACAATTACCACGTTCAACTCCGGCGCGGAAGAAATGCTGGGGTACACCGCCGAGGAGATGATCGGGCAACAGCTCCTCACCGTGCTGCACGTGCCGGAAGCAATCGACAGCAATGCCAGGGACCTACGCGATGGCGATGCCGCGCTCCTCCGTGGATTGGAGGTGTTGACCCGGCAGGCTCGGCTGGGCGGATTTGACGAGCGTGAATGGATCTATACGCGAAAAGATGCCCGCCGCCTGACCATTCTGGTGACCATTACGGCCCTCAAAAACAACGAGGGCGTCCTGACCGGATTCCTGGCCATCGGAAAAGACATCACCGAACGAAAAGAGGCGGAGGCGGCGCTCACCCAGGCCGCCCAGGAATTGGAGCGAAAAAACGCCGAGCTCGCCCAGGCGAGAGATGCCGCGCTGGAAGCCGTCAAGATCAAAGCCGATTTTCTCGCGACCATGAGCCATGAAATCAGGACACCGATGAATGCGATCATCGGCATGTCCGGGCTCTTGCTGGATACCGCGCTCACGGAGGAACAGCATGACCTTGCCGATACCGTCCGCCGCTCCAGCGACGCGCTGTTGACGATCGTCAACGATATTCTCGACTTCTCCAAGATCGAGGCCGGCAAACTCCACTTTGAAGAGGTGGCCTTTGATCTTCGAATGGCCGTCGAAGATGCGATCGAGCTCATGGCTGAACAAACGCAGAGCAAAGGCCTCGAATTAATTGCCCTGGTCGATGCCGCCGTTCCCGCCGGCGTGCTGGGCGATCCGGGCCGACTGCGCCAAATTCTGGTCAACCTCGTCGGCAATGCCGTCAAATTCACGTCGACGGGCGAGATCGTTATCCACGTCAGTCGTGAGCCGGGGGAAGGCCCCGACCACCTGCGATTTGCCGTGACCGATACAGGCATCGGCATCTCGGATGAGGCGCAGAAAAAATTGTTCCAGGCGTTCGTCCAAGCCGACAGTTCAACCACCCGCCGCTTCGGAGGAACCGGTCTCGGCCTCGCCATCTGCCAGCGTCTCGTCCAGCAAATGCAGGGTCGGATCGGCATCAAGAGCCGGCCCGGGGAAGGGAGCACCTTCTGGTTTACCGCCAAACTTCCGGAAGCGGCGCTCAGTCCTTCGCCTTCCGTCCTCTCATGGAATCGCATCAGTGGACGGCGCATTCTGCTCGTGAATCCGAACACCCGGATCCGGCAAATCCTGCAGCAAGACCTGGCAGCCAAAGGCCTGCCGTGCAGTAGCGCCGGGACCGCCGGGGAAGCGGTGAATCTGGCGGAGGCGGCCGCAGCCATGCAGAAGCCCTTCGACCTCGCCTTGATCGAGTGGCACCTGCCTGACAAGGACGGGTTCGAAACGGCCGCGTTGCTGAAACAAAACCCCCTCACCAGCGCCATGCGTGTCGTGATTCTGACCACCATGGGCCGGCGAGGAGACGGAAGCGCTGCGCGCACACTCGGTATCGACGCCTATCTCACAAAACCGCTCCGGCACACACAGTTGCTCGAATGTCTCTGCCAATTGTTGGAGACGATTCAGACAGACGCCGATTCCGGCGCAGCCTCCGCCGGTGCACCGCCGTTGATGGCCCGCCATCCCCTCAACCAAGCCCCGGTGGCTGCCACGACCCACCTGCTCCTGGCGGAGGACAATCCGGTGAACCAGAAAGTAGCCTGCAAGATGCTGGAGAAGCTCGGCTATCGCGTCGATGTCGCCAGTAACGGCCAGGAGGCCGTGGCTGCCCACGAACGCATGCGCTACCCGCTGATTTTTATGGATTGCCAAATGCCCGAAGTCGATGGATTCGAAGCGACCGCGCTGATCCGCAAAATGGATGGCCCATCCGCTCATACACCCATCGTGGCCATGACTGCCAATGCCATGCAGGGAGACCGCGAACGCTGTCTTGAAGCGGGAATGGACGACTATGTCTCCAAACCGGTCCGGCCGAAAGACCTCCAGACCGTGCTGGATACGTGGCTCGGGAATCAGGCAAAGAAGACCGGCACCACCGGGTAA
- a CDS encoding PAS domain S-box protein, with protein MPCRETANAVLKREWTTMSPNRSGRKTSRPCWIRGSGIRQRRPAPPGKRTCIMSVHPLRLKHRQEPALDPRILHVLPANIAVLGADGTILAVNEAWERFGAANGLAADACGVGLNYLHVCDSAGTHPDAMHVAEGIRHILDGTIRAFSYEYESSSPFLRRWFRVIVTPMQGHGRYGAVVMHINVSDLKQAEAAMHRSEVRLRAIVDTAVDGIVVINERGIIESVNPAVTKIFGYAPEQLIGHNVNLLMPDPYHSEHDQYLRNYLASGLKKVIGIGREVLGRRSDGTSFPLELAVSEMLVDGSKKFTGIVRDISSRVQAEMQFRQVVESAPNGMLMIDPQGTITMVNKQVEAMFGYSREELLGQPVELLIPQRFRLNHPRHRTGYFSAPASRAMGVGRELFGLHKDGTEFPVELGLNPIDTPKGQLALASIVDISPRKKTERDLAKAAQDLEWKNWELSEARDQAVRAGQAKTDFLATMSHEIRTPMNGVLGMTTLLLDTSLTPEQRDYLQMLRDSGESLLRIINDILDFSKIEAGKFTIEHIPFDLRLTIEDTLDILAPTAQGRQLELVGLIDAQTPRTLIGDPGRIRQILTNLVGNAIKFTEHGEVLIQVSQTDEDPGSVALRFEVIDTGIGLSPEAQAKMFQSFTQADSSTARKYGGTGLGLTICKRLVELMGGQIGLQSIAGQGTCIWFTIRFGTHTDAAPALPPSPSVKSLAGLRVCLVDDNATNRSLLQYHVSAWKMRHESAVDGPSALALLRRAAAEGTPFDLAIIDMYLPDMTGLELCRLIKEDPAIRNTHLIMLTASGQRGDSLAAKEAGAAAYLTKPIRERHLADCIRLIFGRDDADQKPAPLITRHTIEETVARSAPQVLVVDDNPVNQKVAAKMLEKLGCRVDIAGNGMEALAAVCRHQYPLVFMDCQMPELDGFETTRLIRSQEKPGEHLPVIAMTANAMEGDRESCLTAGMDDFISKPIITSELKKILARWVPRVESEDDQAPAPESPAA; from the coding sequence ATGCCATGCAGGGAGACCGCGAACGCTGTCTTGAAGCGGGAATGGACGACTATGTCTCCAAACCGGTCCGGCCGAAAGACCTCCAGACCGTGCTGGATACGTGGCTCGGGAATCAGGCAAAGAAGACCGGCACCACCGGGTAAAAGGACGTGCATCATGTCCGTCCATCCTCTTCGTCTCAAACATCGGCAAGAACCGGCGCTGGACCCCCGCATCCTGCACGTCCTGCCGGCTAATATCGCCGTGTTGGGGGCCGACGGGACAATTCTCGCCGTGAATGAAGCCTGGGAGCGGTTCGGGGCCGCCAACGGGCTCGCCGCAGACGCATGCGGGGTCGGTTTAAATTACCTTCATGTGTGCGACAGCGCCGGAACCCATCCCGATGCGATGCACGTCGCGGAAGGGATCCGGCATATTCTGGACGGCACCATTCGCGCATTCTCCTATGAATACGAAAGCTCCAGCCCCTTCCTCCGGCGCTGGTTCCGCGTCATCGTCACCCCCATGCAAGGGCACGGGCGTTACGGCGCGGTCGTCATGCATATCAATGTGTCCGACCTCAAGCAGGCGGAGGCCGCCATGCATCGCAGCGAAGTCCGGCTGCGGGCGATCGTGGACACGGCGGTGGACGGAATCGTCGTCATCAATGAGCGGGGGATCATCGAGTCCGTCAATCCCGCCGTCACCAAAATATTCGGCTACGCCCCGGAGCAGTTGATCGGCCACAATGTCAACCTGCTCATGCCCGACCCCTACCATTCGGAGCATGACCAATACCTGCGCAACTATCTGGCGTCCGGCCTGAAGAAAGTCATCGGCATCGGACGGGAGGTGCTGGGACGACGAAGCGATGGCACCTCGTTCCCGCTCGAACTGGCCGTCAGTGAAATGCTGGTCGATGGGTCGAAAAAATTCACCGGCATCGTCCGCGACATCTCCTCCCGCGTGCAGGCCGAAATGCAGTTCCGGCAGGTGGTCGAATCCGCGCCGAACGGCATGCTGATGATTGATCCGCAGGGCACCATCACGATGGTCAATAAGCAGGTCGAAGCCATGTTCGGGTACAGCCGGGAGGAATTGCTCGGCCAACCGGTCGAACTCTTGATACCGCAACGGTTTCGCCTCAACCACCCCCGGCATCGCACGGGCTATTTTTCGGCCCCCGCGTCACGTGCCATGGGGGTGGGACGGGAGCTCTTCGGGTTACATAAAGACGGGACCGAGTTCCCGGTCGAACTCGGCCTCAATCCGATCGACACGCCCAAGGGGCAACTCGCCCTTGCCTCCATCGTCGACATTTCGCCTCGAAAAAAGACGGAACGTGACTTGGCCAAGGCGGCGCAGGATCTCGAATGGAAAAACTGGGAGTTATCCGAGGCGCGCGACCAGGCGGTCCGGGCAGGCCAGGCCAAGACGGATTTCCTGGCGACCATGAGTCATGAAATCCGGACTCCGATGAACGGGGTCCTGGGCATGACGACCCTGTTGCTCGACACGAGCCTGACGCCGGAGCAGCGGGATTATTTGCAGATGCTCAGGGATTCCGGCGAATCCCTGCTGCGCATCATCAATGACATTCTGGACTTTTCGAAAATCGAGGCCGGAAAATTCACCATCGAGCACATTCCGTTCGACCTCCGGCTGACGATCGAGGATACACTGGACATCCTGGCTCCGACCGCCCAAGGACGGCAGCTCGAACTGGTCGGGTTGATTGACGCGCAAACCCCCCGCACGCTCATCGGCGATCCCGGACGCATCCGTCAAATTCTTACCAACCTGGTCGGCAATGCGATCAAATTTACCGAACACGGGGAAGTCCTGATTCAGGTCTCGCAGACAGACGAGGATCCGGGATCCGTCGCCCTTCGCTTCGAGGTGATCGATACCGGAATCGGCCTCAGCCCCGAGGCGCAAGCCAAAATGTTCCAATCGTTCACGCAAGCCGACAGCTCAACGGCCAGAAAGTACGGGGGAACTGGTCTGGGCCTCACGATTTGCAAGCGATTGGTGGAGTTGATGGGAGGGCAGATCGGACTGCAGTCGATCGCCGGACAGGGCACCTGCATCTGGTTTACCATCCGGTTCGGCACACACACGGACGCCGCCCCGGCGCTTCCGCCGTCCCCGTCGGTCAAGAGTCTCGCCGGCCTGCGGGTCTGTCTGGTCGATGATAACGCGACCAACCGGAGCCTGCTCCAATACCATGTGTCGGCCTGGAAGATGCGTCATGAAAGCGCGGTTGACGGCCCGTCGGCGCTGGCCCTCCTCAGGAGAGCGGCGGCGGAGGGAACGCCGTTCGACCTCGCCATTATCGATATGTATCTGCCGGACATGACCGGCCTCGAACTCTGCCGCTTGATCAAAGAAGATCCCGCGATTCGTAACACGCACCTGATCATGCTCACCGCGTCTGGGCAACGGGGCGATAGCCTGGCCGCCAAAGAGGCCGGGGCCGCGGCCTACCTGACGAAACCGATTCGCGAACGCCACCTGGCTGATTGTATTCGCCTGATCTTCGGACGGGATGATGCCGACCAGAAACCCGCCCCGTTGATTACGCGCCATACCATCGAGGAAACCGTCGCCCGTTCGGCGCCACAGGTACTGGTGGTGGACGATAACCCGGTCAACCAGAAAGTCGCCGCCAAGATGCTGGAAAAGTTAGGCTGCCGCGTGGATATCGCCGGAAACGGCATGGAAGCGCTCGCCGCCGTCTGCCGGCATCAGTACCCCCTGGTGTTCATGGACTGTCAGATGCCGGAACTCGACGGATTCGAGACCACCCGGTTGATTCGATCCCAGGAAAAGCCGGGCGAACATCTCCCCGTCATTGCCATGACGGCGAACGCGATGGAAGGTGATCGCGAATCCTGTCTCACGGCCGGGATGGACGACTTTATCAGTAAACCGATTATCACTTCGGAGCTGAAGAAGATCCTCGCACGATGGGTCCCGCGGGTGGAGTCGGAGGATGACCAGGCGCCAGCGCCTGAATCGCCGGCAGCCTGA
- a CDS encoding TIGR00645 family protein, which yields MSHPSPSHTSPPPPTSVHRVEQLFESLIFGSRWIQAPLYGGLIVAELLYAAKFLLELWHMVVHFREETETLFMLGVLSLIDVTMVANLLTMVIIGGYATFVSKLDLDTHPDRPEWLTHVDPGTIKIKLAASLVGISSIHLLKAFVDVTNENPEHIKWKIFIHLTFLGSAIFLAYTDKLMQRDRKH from the coding sequence GTGAGTCATCCGTCTCCATCCCATACTTCGCCCCCGCCGCCTACTTCGGTCCATCGCGTCGAGCAGCTTTTCGAAAGCCTGATCTTCGGCAGCCGCTGGATTCAGGCGCCGCTCTATGGCGGGCTTATCGTCGCCGAACTACTCTATGCCGCCAAGTTTCTGCTTGAACTCTGGCATATGGTCGTCCATTTCCGTGAGGAGACCGAAACGCTGTTCATGCTGGGTGTCTTGTCTTTGATCGACGTCACCATGGTCGCCAACCTCTTGACCATGGTCATCATCGGCGGCTACGCCACCTTCGTCAGTAAACTGGATCTCGACACGCATCCGGACCGCCCGGAATGGCTTACCCATGTGGACCCCGGCACCATCAAGATCAAACTCGCCGCCTCACTGGTCGGGATCTCCAGCATTCACCTCCTGAAGGCCTTTGTGGACGTCACCAACGAGAATCCTGAACACATCAAGTGGAAAATTTTCATTCACCTCACGTTCCTGGGCTCAGCCATCTTTCTCGCCTATACGGACAAGCTGATGCAGCGGGACCGGAAACACTGA